In one Magallana gigas chromosome 7, xbMagGiga1.1, whole genome shotgun sequence genomic region, the following are encoded:
- the LOC105330510 gene encoding proto-oncogene tyrosine-protein kinase receptor Ret isoform X1, producing the protein MVLHNSFKIQGWILLFYFRGVVGLYFTQESYVFSPADSVIGQVIALPSITSPPECHQSSVGYRIRTVSDVAISLQVDQRGWILASSTYKGKGDFYFNVSAECGSGTKRERADVTVNVMNGGTCELQNLSSANNSKLRSITKDLCFQKQIFNLYIEERKRNGVVGYLSKCVQNISGNGVQRFYAIASDIFLIDNVTSEIRLLRDLDREQDTDMIKLDVKCDINFMKKDINYVNEGMINVHVADVNDNPPMFHNTLTQQINAGKLKEVEEVIVDKDTQDFSKHEIKVLEGQEFCHPLPMYCFKVKPEKTICNCFHIVCRLEVNITRPENEKNDIDHKCLVQVRDPAMLLMSDNPNNAANLTIIIPSEKSRVPVRESPDIFYATISRMASRLAKVIEFPNPDKGAFALSKGSNDAFDVTFSSGIVYVNDVTKLRKLNSQVNLTIEHTFHRLTLVLNIEGPYVPVDDYLCNVTCASYMDEMSCNKGCGVGSGNGKCRWRSGDERGYSRKFSTCVSDLTTCTDHMCDDRESLDILICPQDCTTATIRGEGFLNTNYNPARGIDSGTSPCWCNYAGECSCFRPSSFSKVIPTSHITSKVEKKPPVRVRNPETTTGRLDFSDYPFTPKVSSSTAQSQSNSGIGCDWHCRTTIAAVTGCVGALICVIVLTWRLRRLHCHAGQPLKHVGSAASISGVPSEYHEDYRIPHTSPQWSPKRSPDYNMASEDHKWEFPRDKLKLDETIGEGEFGRVAKAKAFGMDGPEGYKCVAVKMLKNCDSNGELQDLLSEYNLLKDIDHPNVIKLLGACTRNGPFYVIVEYCEHGSLLQYLRNSRLEENGYINHRCRRYFRSQSESGNSTEPELLNIRDLLSFAWQISKGMQYLSEIKLVHRDLAARNVLVGTGKVLKISDFGLTRDVYEADTYLKRSKGRIPVKWLAPESLYAQVYTTQSDVWSFGIVLWEIVTLGAPPYPGVPPERLYNLLIAGYRMDRPEGCSDELYAVMQKCWKADPTDRPVFSSLTGIFDGMLQQRTEYLELTGGFENVDTDLFDMCPDANAIYYAVDSRREPPISRERKEVGVVTKDQVGSGDPYLTPASRSDVINQKCNELQCQSECSVQNDENVALLLECRTAVFSNSLESEDEDMPLKQPFQAVA; encoded by the exons GTGTGGTTGGCCTATACTTCACTCAGGAGTCCTACGTATTCAGCCCGGCGGACTCGGTAATAGGACAGGTAATAGCACTACCGAGTATTACCTCACCCCCAGAATGTCACCAGTCCTCGGTGGGGTACCGTATCCGGACCGTCAGTGACGTGGCTATCTCGTTACAAGTCGATCAAAGGGGATGGATACTAGCCAGCTCAACCTATAAAG GGAAAGGCGACTTCTACTTTAATGTCAGCGCGGAGTGTGGCTCCGGAACCAAACGGGAACGTGCTGACGTCACAGTTAACGTAATGAATGGCGGTACATGTGAACTGCAAAATCTGTCGTCTGCAAACAATTCCAAACTCCGAAGCATAACCAAAGATTTGTGTTTTCAAAAGCAAATTTTCAACTTGTATATCGAGGAGAGAAAAAGAAATGGGGTCGTCGGCTACTTGTCGAAATGTGTTCAGAATATTTCTGGGAACGGAGTTCAAAGATTTTATGCCATTG CTTCAGATATCTTTCTCATCGACAATGTGACATCGGAAATTCGTCTACTCCGAGATTTAGACCGGGAACAGGATACAGACATGATCAAACTTGATGTCAAATGTGACATTAACTTTATGAAGAAAGACATCAACTATGTGAATGAGGGCATGATAAATGTACACGTGGCAGACGTTAACGATAACCCGCCAATGTTTCACAACACGTTGACACAGCAGATAAACGCGGGAAAATTG aaagAAGTAGAAGAGGTTATTGTCGATAAAGATACCCAGGATTTTTCCAAACATGAAATCAAAGTTCTGGAAGGTCAGGAATTCTGTCACCCCCTCCCCATGTACTGCTTCAAAGTGAAACCCGAGAAAACCATCTGTAATTGTTTCCACATCGTCTGTCGACTTG AAGTCAATATTACCCGCCCAGAAAACGAGAAAAACGACATTGATCACAAATGTTTAGTGCAAGTGCGTGATCCAGCCATGCTTCTTATGTCGGACAATCCTAACAACGCA GCCAATCTGACTATTATTATTCCATCAGAGAAATCTCGTGTACCAGTGAGGGAATCTCCAGACATATTTTACGCCACGATATCAAGAATGGCTTCAAGACTTGCAAAG GTCATTGAATTTCCAAATCCCGATAAAGGGGCATTCGCTTTGTCCAAAGGTTCCAATGACGCTTTTGATGTGACGTTCTCTTCCGGAATAGTTTATGTCAATGACGTCACAAAGTTACGGAAGTTAAACTCTCAGGTGAACTTGACAATTGAGCACACGTTTCACCGGCTCACTCTTGTTTTGAATATCGAGGGACCGTATGTACCTGTCGACGACTATCTCTGCA ATGTTACTTGTGCAAGTTACATGGACGAAATGTCTTGTAACAAGGGTTGTGGGGTCGGTTCCGGAAACGGGAAATGTCGTTGGCGATCCGGGGACGAAAGGGGGTATTCCCGGAAGTTTTCCACTTGCGTCTCTGACCTGACTACGTGTACAGACCACATGTGTGATGACCGAGAGTCTCTCGATATCCTCATCTGTCCGCAGGACTGCACAA CAGCTACAATAAGAGGGGAGGGGTTTTTGAACACTAACTACAACCCTGCTCGGGGCATTGACTCGGGGACCAGTCCTTGTTGGTGTAACTATGCCGGGGAGTGTTCCTGTTTCAGACCTTCGTCTTTCTCAAAAGTGATTCCTACATCCCACATTACGTCAAAGGTGGAGAAGAAGCCCCCAGTCAGAGTCAGGAACCCAGAAACTACGACTGGAAGACTGGATTTCTCCGACTACCCGTTTACACCAAAAG tcTCTTCCTCTACAGCCCAGTCTCAGAGTAACTCGGGTATAGGGTGCGACTGGCACTGCCGCACAACCATTGCCGCTGTCACAGGCTGTGTCGGCGCCCTCATCTGCGTCATAGTCTTAACATGGCGATTGCGTCGGCTCCATTGTCACGCGGGTCAACCTCTCAAACACGTGGGCAGTGCTGCGTCTATTTCCGGTGTCCCTTCGGAATACCATGAGGATTATCGGATTCCACACACATCCCCGCAATGGTCCCCAAAACGATCACCAGATTATAATATG GCCAGTGAGGATCACAAATGGGAGTTTCCTCGTGACAAATTGAAACTGGACGAGACCATAGGGGAGGGGGAGTTTGGGCGCGTTGCGAAGGCCAAAGCGTTCGGAATGGACGGTCCAGAGGGCTACAAGTGCGTGGCTGTCAAGATGCTGAAAA actgTGATTCAAACGGTGAATTACAGGATTTATTATCGGAGTACAACCTTCTTAAGGACATTGACCACCCGAATGTAATCAAGCTGCTAGGCGCATGCACCAGAAATG GTCCCTTCTATGTGATAGTGGAGTACTGCGAGCACGGCTCCCTGCTGCAGTATTTAAGGAACTCGAGGCTGGAGGAGAACGGCTACATTAATCACCGTTGCAGACGATACTTCAGGTCGCAGTCAGAGAGCGGGAACTCCACGGAGCCAGAGCTCCTGAACATCAGAGACCTGTTGTCGTTTGCTTGGCAAATCTCAAAAGGAATGCAATATCTCAGTGAAATCAAG CTTGTACATCGGGATCTTGCTGCAAGAAACGTTCTGGTTGGTACCGGCAAGGTTCTGAAGATATCCGATTTCGGTCTTACCAGAGATGTATACGAAGCAGACACATATCTCAAAAGGAGTAAA GGTAGAATTCCAGTGAAATGGTTAGCACCAGAATCGTTATATGCCCAGGTGTACACAACTCAAAGTGACGt GTGGTCGTTTGGTATTGTACTGTGGGAGATTGTAACACTAG GAGCCCCGCCCTACCCCGGTGTCCCTCCAGAGAGGCTATATAACCTGCTGATAGCGGGGTATCGGATGGACCGGCCGGAGGGCTGCTCCGATGAACT GTATGCAGTGATGCAGAAATGTTGGAAAGCAGATCCAACGGACAGGCCAGTATTCTCTAGTCTAACAGGAATCTTCGATGGAATGCTTCAACAGAGAACT GAATATTTGGAGCTTACCGGAGGATTTGAGAATGTTGATACAGATCTCTTTGACATGTGCCCAGATGCCAatg CTATTTATTATGCAGTTGACAGTCGACGAGAGCCACCTATTTCCAGGGAGAGGAAGGAAGTGGGAGTGGTAACAAAGGACCAGGTGGGCAGTGGAGACCCTTATCTGACGCCGGCATCCCggagtgacgtcatcaaccagAAGTGCAATGAACTCCAGTGTCAGTCGGAGTGTAGTGTTCAAAATGATGAGAATGTCGCATTACTGCTAGAATGTCGAACGGCGGTGTTCTCAAATTCGTTAGAGAGTGAAGACGAAGACATGCCCCTCAAGCAACCTTTCCAAGCCGTCGCGTAG
- the LOC105330510 gene encoding proto-oncogene tyrosine-protein kinase receptor Ret isoform X2 — translation MVLHNSFKIQGWILLFYFRGVVGLYFTQESYVFSPADSVIGQVIALPSITSPPECHQSSVGYRIRTVSDVAISLQVDQRGWILASSTYKGKGDFYFNVSAECGSGTKRERADVTVNVMNGGTCELQNLSSANNSKLRSITKDLCFQKQIFNLYIEERKRNGVVGYLSKCVQNISGNGVQRFYAIASDIFLIDNVTSEIRLLRDLDREQDTDMIKLDVKCDINFMKKDINYVNEGMINVHVADVNDNPPMFHNTLTQQINAGKLKEVEEVIVDKDTQDFSKHEIKVLEGQEFCHPLPMYCFKVKPEKTICNCFHIVCRLEVNITRPENEKNDIDHKCLVQVRDPAMLLMSDNPNNAANLTIIIPSEKSRVPVRESPDIFYATISRMASRLAKVIEFPNPDKGAFALSKGSNDAFDVTFSSGIVYVNDVTKLRKLNSQVNLTIEHTFHRLTLVLNIEGPYVPVDDYLCNVTCASYMDEMSCNKGCGVGSGNGKCRWRSGDERGYSRKFSTCVSDLTTCTDHMCDDRESLDILICPQDCTTTIRGEGFLNTNYNPARGIDSGTSPCWCNYAGECSCFRPSSFSKVIPTSHITSKVEKKPPVRVRNPETTTGRLDFSDYPFTPKVSSSTAQSQSNSGIGCDWHCRTTIAAVTGCVGALICVIVLTWRLRRLHCHAGQPLKHVGSAASISGVPSEYHEDYRIPHTSPQWSPKRSPDYNMASEDHKWEFPRDKLKLDETIGEGEFGRVAKAKAFGMDGPEGYKCVAVKMLKNCDSNGELQDLLSEYNLLKDIDHPNVIKLLGACTRNGPFYVIVEYCEHGSLLQYLRNSRLEENGYINHRCRRYFRSQSESGNSTEPELLNIRDLLSFAWQISKGMQYLSEIKLVHRDLAARNVLVGTGKVLKISDFGLTRDVYEADTYLKRSKGRIPVKWLAPESLYAQVYTTQSDVWSFGIVLWEIVTLGAPPYPGVPPERLYNLLIAGYRMDRPEGCSDELYAVMQKCWKADPTDRPVFSSLTGIFDGMLQQRTEYLELTGGFENVDTDLFDMCPDANAIYYAVDSRREPPISRERKEVGVVTKDQVGSGDPYLTPASRSDVINQKCNELQCQSECSVQNDENVALLLECRTAVFSNSLESEDEDMPLKQPFQAVA, via the exons GTGTGGTTGGCCTATACTTCACTCAGGAGTCCTACGTATTCAGCCCGGCGGACTCGGTAATAGGACAGGTAATAGCACTACCGAGTATTACCTCACCCCCAGAATGTCACCAGTCCTCGGTGGGGTACCGTATCCGGACCGTCAGTGACGTGGCTATCTCGTTACAAGTCGATCAAAGGGGATGGATACTAGCCAGCTCAACCTATAAAG GGAAAGGCGACTTCTACTTTAATGTCAGCGCGGAGTGTGGCTCCGGAACCAAACGGGAACGTGCTGACGTCACAGTTAACGTAATGAATGGCGGTACATGTGAACTGCAAAATCTGTCGTCTGCAAACAATTCCAAACTCCGAAGCATAACCAAAGATTTGTGTTTTCAAAAGCAAATTTTCAACTTGTATATCGAGGAGAGAAAAAGAAATGGGGTCGTCGGCTACTTGTCGAAATGTGTTCAGAATATTTCTGGGAACGGAGTTCAAAGATTTTATGCCATTG CTTCAGATATCTTTCTCATCGACAATGTGACATCGGAAATTCGTCTACTCCGAGATTTAGACCGGGAACAGGATACAGACATGATCAAACTTGATGTCAAATGTGACATTAACTTTATGAAGAAAGACATCAACTATGTGAATGAGGGCATGATAAATGTACACGTGGCAGACGTTAACGATAACCCGCCAATGTTTCACAACACGTTGACACAGCAGATAAACGCGGGAAAATTG aaagAAGTAGAAGAGGTTATTGTCGATAAAGATACCCAGGATTTTTCCAAACATGAAATCAAAGTTCTGGAAGGTCAGGAATTCTGTCACCCCCTCCCCATGTACTGCTTCAAAGTGAAACCCGAGAAAACCATCTGTAATTGTTTCCACATCGTCTGTCGACTTG AAGTCAATATTACCCGCCCAGAAAACGAGAAAAACGACATTGATCACAAATGTTTAGTGCAAGTGCGTGATCCAGCCATGCTTCTTATGTCGGACAATCCTAACAACGCA GCCAATCTGACTATTATTATTCCATCAGAGAAATCTCGTGTACCAGTGAGGGAATCTCCAGACATATTTTACGCCACGATATCAAGAATGGCTTCAAGACTTGCAAAG GTCATTGAATTTCCAAATCCCGATAAAGGGGCATTCGCTTTGTCCAAAGGTTCCAATGACGCTTTTGATGTGACGTTCTCTTCCGGAATAGTTTATGTCAATGACGTCACAAAGTTACGGAAGTTAAACTCTCAGGTGAACTTGACAATTGAGCACACGTTTCACCGGCTCACTCTTGTTTTGAATATCGAGGGACCGTATGTACCTGTCGACGACTATCTCTGCA ATGTTACTTGTGCAAGTTACATGGACGAAATGTCTTGTAACAAGGGTTGTGGGGTCGGTTCCGGAAACGGGAAATGTCGTTGGCGATCCGGGGACGAAAGGGGGTATTCCCGGAAGTTTTCCACTTGCGTCTCTGACCTGACTACGTGTACAGACCACATGTGTGATGACCGAGAGTCTCTCGATATCCTCATCTGTCCGCAGGACTGCACAA CTACAATAAGAGGGGAGGGGTTTTTGAACACTAACTACAACCCTGCTCGGGGCATTGACTCGGGGACCAGTCCTTGTTGGTGTAACTATGCCGGGGAGTGTTCCTGTTTCAGACCTTCGTCTTTCTCAAAAGTGATTCCTACATCCCACATTACGTCAAAGGTGGAGAAGAAGCCCCCAGTCAGAGTCAGGAACCCAGAAACTACGACTGGAAGACTGGATTTCTCCGACTACCCGTTTACACCAAAAG tcTCTTCCTCTACAGCCCAGTCTCAGAGTAACTCGGGTATAGGGTGCGACTGGCACTGCCGCACAACCATTGCCGCTGTCACAGGCTGTGTCGGCGCCCTCATCTGCGTCATAGTCTTAACATGGCGATTGCGTCGGCTCCATTGTCACGCGGGTCAACCTCTCAAACACGTGGGCAGTGCTGCGTCTATTTCCGGTGTCCCTTCGGAATACCATGAGGATTATCGGATTCCACACACATCCCCGCAATGGTCCCCAAAACGATCACCAGATTATAATATG GCCAGTGAGGATCACAAATGGGAGTTTCCTCGTGACAAATTGAAACTGGACGAGACCATAGGGGAGGGGGAGTTTGGGCGCGTTGCGAAGGCCAAAGCGTTCGGAATGGACGGTCCAGAGGGCTACAAGTGCGTGGCTGTCAAGATGCTGAAAA actgTGATTCAAACGGTGAATTACAGGATTTATTATCGGAGTACAACCTTCTTAAGGACATTGACCACCCGAATGTAATCAAGCTGCTAGGCGCATGCACCAGAAATG GTCCCTTCTATGTGATAGTGGAGTACTGCGAGCACGGCTCCCTGCTGCAGTATTTAAGGAACTCGAGGCTGGAGGAGAACGGCTACATTAATCACCGTTGCAGACGATACTTCAGGTCGCAGTCAGAGAGCGGGAACTCCACGGAGCCAGAGCTCCTGAACATCAGAGACCTGTTGTCGTTTGCTTGGCAAATCTCAAAAGGAATGCAATATCTCAGTGAAATCAAG CTTGTACATCGGGATCTTGCTGCAAGAAACGTTCTGGTTGGTACCGGCAAGGTTCTGAAGATATCCGATTTCGGTCTTACCAGAGATGTATACGAAGCAGACACATATCTCAAAAGGAGTAAA GGTAGAATTCCAGTGAAATGGTTAGCACCAGAATCGTTATATGCCCAGGTGTACACAACTCAAAGTGACGt GTGGTCGTTTGGTATTGTACTGTGGGAGATTGTAACACTAG GAGCCCCGCCCTACCCCGGTGTCCCTCCAGAGAGGCTATATAACCTGCTGATAGCGGGGTATCGGATGGACCGGCCGGAGGGCTGCTCCGATGAACT GTATGCAGTGATGCAGAAATGTTGGAAAGCAGATCCAACGGACAGGCCAGTATTCTCTAGTCTAACAGGAATCTTCGATGGAATGCTTCAACAGAGAACT GAATATTTGGAGCTTACCGGAGGATTTGAGAATGTTGATACAGATCTCTTTGACATGTGCCCAGATGCCAatg CTATTTATTATGCAGTTGACAGTCGACGAGAGCCACCTATTTCCAGGGAGAGGAAGGAAGTGGGAGTGGTAACAAAGGACCAGGTGGGCAGTGGAGACCCTTATCTGACGCCGGCATCCCggagtgacgtcatcaaccagAAGTGCAATGAACTCCAGTGTCAGTCGGAGTGTAGTGTTCAAAATGATGAGAATGTCGCATTACTGCTAGAATGTCGAACGGCGGTGTTCTCAAATTCGTTAGAGAGTGAAGACGAAGACATGCCCCTCAAGCAACCTTTCCAAGCCGTCGCGTAG
- the LOC105330510 gene encoding proto-oncogene tyrosine-protein kinase receptor Ret isoform X4, with product MVLHNSFKIQGWILLFYFRGVVGLYFTQESYVFSPADSVIGQVIALPSITSPPECHQSSVGYRIRTVSDVAISLQVDQRGWILASSTYKGKGDFYFNVSAECGSGTKRERADVTVNVMNGGTCELQNLSSANNSKLRSITKDLCFQKQIFNLYIEERKRNGVVGYLSKCVQNISGNGVQRFYAIASDIFLIDNVTSEIRLLRDLDREQDTDMIKLDVKCDINFMKKDINYVNEGMINVHVADVNDNPPMFHNTLTQQINAGKLKEVEEVIVDKDTQDFSKHEIKVLEGQEFCHPLPMYCFKVKPEKTICNCFHIVCRLEVNITRPENEKNDIDHKCLVQVRDPAMLLMSDNPNNAANLTIIIPSEKSRVPVRESPDIFYATISRMASRLAKVIEFPNPDKGAFALSKGSNDAFDVTFSSGIVYVNDVTKLRKLNSQVNLTIEHTFHRLTLVLNIEGPYVPVDDYLCNVTCASYMDEMSCNKGCGVGSGNGKCRWRSGDERGYSRKFSTCVSDLTTCTDHMCDDRESLDILICPQDCTTATIRGEGFLNTNYNPARGIDSGTSPCWCNYAGECSCFRPSSFSKVIPTSHITSKVEKKPPVRVRNPETTTGRLDFSDYPFTPKAQSQSNSGIGCDWHCRTTIAAVTGCVGALICVIVLTWRLRRLHCHAGQPLKHVGSAASISGVPSEYHEDYRIPHTSPQWSPKRSPDYNMASEDHKWEFPRDKLKLDETIGEGEFGRVAKAKAFGMDGPEGYKCVAVKMLKNCDSNGELQDLLSEYNLLKDIDHPNVIKLLGACTRNGPFYVIVEYCEHGSLLQYLRNSRLEENGYINHRCRRYFRSQSESGNSTEPELLNIRDLLSFAWQISKGMQYLSEIKLVHRDLAARNVLVGTGKVLKISDFGLTRDVYEADTYLKRSKGRIPVKWLAPESLYAQVYTTQSDVWSFGIVLWEIVTLGAPPYPGVPPERLYNLLIAGYRMDRPEGCSDELYAVMQKCWKADPTDRPVFSSLTGIFDGMLQQRTEYLELTGGFENVDTDLFDMCPDANAIYYAVDSRREPPISRERKEVGVVTKDQVGSGDPYLTPASRSDVINQKCNELQCQSECSVQNDENVALLLECRTAVFSNSLESEDEDMPLKQPFQAVA from the exons GTGTGGTTGGCCTATACTTCACTCAGGAGTCCTACGTATTCAGCCCGGCGGACTCGGTAATAGGACAGGTAATAGCACTACCGAGTATTACCTCACCCCCAGAATGTCACCAGTCCTCGGTGGGGTACCGTATCCGGACCGTCAGTGACGTGGCTATCTCGTTACAAGTCGATCAAAGGGGATGGATACTAGCCAGCTCAACCTATAAAG GGAAAGGCGACTTCTACTTTAATGTCAGCGCGGAGTGTGGCTCCGGAACCAAACGGGAACGTGCTGACGTCACAGTTAACGTAATGAATGGCGGTACATGTGAACTGCAAAATCTGTCGTCTGCAAACAATTCCAAACTCCGAAGCATAACCAAAGATTTGTGTTTTCAAAAGCAAATTTTCAACTTGTATATCGAGGAGAGAAAAAGAAATGGGGTCGTCGGCTACTTGTCGAAATGTGTTCAGAATATTTCTGGGAACGGAGTTCAAAGATTTTATGCCATTG CTTCAGATATCTTTCTCATCGACAATGTGACATCGGAAATTCGTCTACTCCGAGATTTAGACCGGGAACAGGATACAGACATGATCAAACTTGATGTCAAATGTGACATTAACTTTATGAAGAAAGACATCAACTATGTGAATGAGGGCATGATAAATGTACACGTGGCAGACGTTAACGATAACCCGCCAATGTTTCACAACACGTTGACACAGCAGATAAACGCGGGAAAATTG aaagAAGTAGAAGAGGTTATTGTCGATAAAGATACCCAGGATTTTTCCAAACATGAAATCAAAGTTCTGGAAGGTCAGGAATTCTGTCACCCCCTCCCCATGTACTGCTTCAAAGTGAAACCCGAGAAAACCATCTGTAATTGTTTCCACATCGTCTGTCGACTTG AAGTCAATATTACCCGCCCAGAAAACGAGAAAAACGACATTGATCACAAATGTTTAGTGCAAGTGCGTGATCCAGCCATGCTTCTTATGTCGGACAATCCTAACAACGCA GCCAATCTGACTATTATTATTCCATCAGAGAAATCTCGTGTACCAGTGAGGGAATCTCCAGACATATTTTACGCCACGATATCAAGAATGGCTTCAAGACTTGCAAAG GTCATTGAATTTCCAAATCCCGATAAAGGGGCATTCGCTTTGTCCAAAGGTTCCAATGACGCTTTTGATGTGACGTTCTCTTCCGGAATAGTTTATGTCAATGACGTCACAAAGTTACGGAAGTTAAACTCTCAGGTGAACTTGACAATTGAGCACACGTTTCACCGGCTCACTCTTGTTTTGAATATCGAGGGACCGTATGTACCTGTCGACGACTATCTCTGCA ATGTTACTTGTGCAAGTTACATGGACGAAATGTCTTGTAACAAGGGTTGTGGGGTCGGTTCCGGAAACGGGAAATGTCGTTGGCGATCCGGGGACGAAAGGGGGTATTCCCGGAAGTTTTCCACTTGCGTCTCTGACCTGACTACGTGTACAGACCACATGTGTGATGACCGAGAGTCTCTCGATATCCTCATCTGTCCGCAGGACTGCACAA CAGCTACAATAAGAGGGGAGGGGTTTTTGAACACTAACTACAACCCTGCTCGGGGCATTGACTCGGGGACCAGTCCTTGTTGGTGTAACTATGCCGGGGAGTGTTCCTGTTTCAGACCTTCGTCTTTCTCAAAAGTGATTCCTACATCCCACATTACGTCAAAGGTGGAGAAGAAGCCCCCAGTCAGAGTCAGGAACCCAGAAACTACGACTGGAAGACTGGATTTCTCCGACTACCCGTTTACACCAAAAG CCCAGTCTCAGAGTAACTCGGGTATAGGGTGCGACTGGCACTGCCGCACAACCATTGCCGCTGTCACAGGCTGTGTCGGCGCCCTCATCTGCGTCATAGTCTTAACATGGCGATTGCGTCGGCTCCATTGTCACGCGGGTCAACCTCTCAAACACGTGGGCAGTGCTGCGTCTATTTCCGGTGTCCCTTCGGAATACCATGAGGATTATCGGATTCCACACACATCCCCGCAATGGTCCCCAAAACGATCACCAGATTATAATATG GCCAGTGAGGATCACAAATGGGAGTTTCCTCGTGACAAATTGAAACTGGACGAGACCATAGGGGAGGGGGAGTTTGGGCGCGTTGCGAAGGCCAAAGCGTTCGGAATGGACGGTCCAGAGGGCTACAAGTGCGTGGCTGTCAAGATGCTGAAAA actgTGATTCAAACGGTGAATTACAGGATTTATTATCGGAGTACAACCTTCTTAAGGACATTGACCACCCGAATGTAATCAAGCTGCTAGGCGCATGCACCAGAAATG GTCCCTTCTATGTGATAGTGGAGTACTGCGAGCACGGCTCCCTGCTGCAGTATTTAAGGAACTCGAGGCTGGAGGAGAACGGCTACATTAATCACCGTTGCAGACGATACTTCAGGTCGCAGTCAGAGAGCGGGAACTCCACGGAGCCAGAGCTCCTGAACATCAGAGACCTGTTGTCGTTTGCTTGGCAAATCTCAAAAGGAATGCAATATCTCAGTGAAATCAAG CTTGTACATCGGGATCTTGCTGCAAGAAACGTTCTGGTTGGTACCGGCAAGGTTCTGAAGATATCCGATTTCGGTCTTACCAGAGATGTATACGAAGCAGACACATATCTCAAAAGGAGTAAA GGTAGAATTCCAGTGAAATGGTTAGCACCAGAATCGTTATATGCCCAGGTGTACACAACTCAAAGTGACGt GTGGTCGTTTGGTATTGTACTGTGGGAGATTGTAACACTAG GAGCCCCGCCCTACCCCGGTGTCCCTCCAGAGAGGCTATATAACCTGCTGATAGCGGGGTATCGGATGGACCGGCCGGAGGGCTGCTCCGATGAACT GTATGCAGTGATGCAGAAATGTTGGAAAGCAGATCCAACGGACAGGCCAGTATTCTCTAGTCTAACAGGAATCTTCGATGGAATGCTTCAACAGAGAACT GAATATTTGGAGCTTACCGGAGGATTTGAGAATGTTGATACAGATCTCTTTGACATGTGCCCAGATGCCAatg CTATTTATTATGCAGTTGACAGTCGACGAGAGCCACCTATTTCCAGGGAGAGGAAGGAAGTGGGAGTGGTAACAAAGGACCAGGTGGGCAGTGGAGACCCTTATCTGACGCCGGCATCCCggagtgacgtcatcaaccagAAGTGCAATGAACTCCAGTGTCAGTCGGAGTGTAGTGTTCAAAATGATGAGAATGTCGCATTACTGCTAGAATGTCGAACGGCGGTGTTCTCAAATTCGTTAGAGAGTGAAGACGAAGACATGCCCCTCAAGCAACCTTTCCAAGCCGTCGCGTAG